The following are from one region of the Carcharodon carcharias isolate sCarCar2 chromosome 27, sCarCar2.pri, whole genome shotgun sequence genome:
- the LOC121270195 gene encoding zinc finger protein 239-like gives MEAKSTIHSGQKPYMCSVCGRGFSQSSGLLKHKCSLTGDKLWKCGDCGKGFRFRSELETHRRNHTGERPFICSECGKGFTTSAILLTHQRVHTGERPFICSKCGKGFTCSSHLLKHQWVHTGERPFTCHECGKGFTTSSILLIHQRVHTGERPFICSECGKGFPTSSTLLKHQRVHTGERPFACTERGKGFTDSSDLLKHQRIHNEERPFTCSDCGKGFTQSSTLLKYQRGHTGERPFTCSECGKGFTQSFILLKHQRVHTGERPFTCSSCGKRFTDSSTLLRHQRVHTGERPFTCSMCGKEFTQSSNLVKHQRVHTGERSFICSKCGNGFTQPPHLLKHQQVHK, from the coding sequence atggaagcaAAAAGCACCATTCACAGTGGACAGAAACCGtacatgtgttctgtgtgtggacgaggaTTCAGCCAATCATCTGGCCTGTTGAAACATAAATGTAGTCTCACTGGGGATaaactgtggaaatgtggggactgtgggaagggattcagattccGGTCTGAACTGGAAACTCATCGGCGCaatcacactggagagaggcctttcatctgctctgagtgtggaaagggattcactacTTCAGCCatcctgctgacacaccagcgagttcacactggggagagaccattcatctgctccaagtgtgggaagggattcacttgttcatcccacctgctgaagcACCAGTGGGTtcatactggggagaggccattcacctgccatgagtgtgggaagggattcactacctcatccatcctgctgatacaccagcgggttcacactggagagagaccgttcatctgctctgagtgtggaaaggggttCCCTAcctcatccaccctgctgaaacaccagcgagttcacactggggagagaccgtttgCCTGCACTGAgcgtggaaagggattcactgattcatctgacttgctgaaacaccagcgaattcacaatgaggagaggccattcacctgctctgactgtgggaagggattcactcaatcaTCCACCCTGCTGAAATACCAGCGaggtcacaccggggagaggccattcacctgctctgagtgtgggaagggattcactcagtcattcaTTCTGCtaaaacaccagcgagttcacactggggagaggccgttcacctgctccagtTGTGGGAAGAGATTTACTGATTCATCGACCTTGTTGAGACATcagagagttcacactggggagaggccattcacttgctccatgtgtgggaaggaattcactcAGTCGTCCAACCTGGTGaaacaccagcgggttcacactggggagaggtcgTTCATTTGCTCGAAGTGTGGGAACGGATTTACTCAGCCACCTCACCTGCTGAAACACCAACAAGTTCACAAGTGA
- the LOC121270545 gene encoding zinc finger protein 79-like, whose translation MEKPWKCGDCGQAFTTPSKLETHRRTHTGERPFTCSECGKGFTQSYSLALHQRVHTGERPFTCSVCGKKFINSSNLLRHQHVHSEEKPFICSYCGKTFSLSTILISHQRVHTGERPFICSVCGKGFTESANLALHQRVHTGERPFICSVCGKGFINSSNLVSHQRVHTEEKPFSCTSCGKSFRHSSNLSVHLRVHTGERPFTCSHCGKGFTCSSHLVRHQRLHK comes from the coding sequence atggagaaaccatggaaatgtggggactgtgggcaGGCATTCACTACCCCATCCaagctggaaactcatcgacgcactcacactggggagagaccattcacctgctctgagtgtgggaagggattcactcagtcatacaGCCTAGCattacaccagcgagttcataccggggagaggccattcacctgctctgtgtgtgggaagaaaTTTATTAATTCTTCCAACCTTCTGAGGCACCAGCATGTTCACAGTGAGGAAAAGCCATTCATTTGCTCTTATTGTGGAAAGACTTTCAGTCTTTCAACCATCCTCAtctcacaccagcgagttcacactggggagaggccattcatctgctctgtgtgtgggaagggatttactgaGTCAGCCAACCTAGCattacaccagcgagttcacactggagagaggccattcatctgctccgtgtgtgggaagggatttattaATTCATCCAACCTGGtgtcacaccagcgagttcacactgaagAGAAACCATTTAGCTGCACTTCCTGTGGAAAGAGTTTCAGGCATTCAAGTAATCTCAGTGTGCACCTGCGAGTTCACacaggagagaggccattcacctgctcccattgtgggaagggattcacttgttcCTCTCACCTAGTGAGACATCAGCGACTTCACAAGTGA